A genomic segment from Clostridium pasteurianum BC1 encodes:
- a CDS encoding GH32 C-terminal domain-containing protein, producing the protein MKKKFKSVFSFFICFAMFLTTGITVSPVVTKAETATFITRQDFINGNFGNTDNGVELLKNNGDNAGVTSTYGTTFTYEADVNLEDGPSAALTFGVANKDNPSSGVWYGVNINKTEGYSYSQNDNVTGVIRLFKVIPGQPLGFNEVAALTDAQKAKNTFHYKVTVDSNKNIKFYLDGNLVLMQNDPSWTGGNVGILTYNTKATFSNVRFSDSAVDNDENGFLTNLTNIQAVKAGTWNKTNEGLYSLGRGDNFAISQTTGTDFTYQSDVTLPSTGAASLVFRSNDNGSSSYVANVDKGAGMGKLFKFVNGAATVLSEFRLASTKDTYNLKVKAIGSHIEYYIDGSLVANCSDGSLSSGKFGVLTYSGAEIYQNLNKYDINAATYPKLTDLQINGINLEPAFNENIYSYNTTIDYATDKISIKPVAVNSSTVNVRVLDSKGSEVFNNTVQNNTFNEIAIPVGLNKVYVTAKDSDNNESTYLVQVKREQDPSSYYSEEYRPQFHYSAKENWVNDPNGMVYYEGEYHLFYQYYPYGKEWGPMHWGHAVSTDLVHWTELPIALYPDNIGAIFSGSAVVDENNTTGFFTNTPEKKGLVAIYTTDNSGVQQQNIAYSTDKGRTWTKYTGNPVIKTADDPLKDIANGAFRDPKVFWDEDAKKWIMVAAGGPLRFFSSSDLKNWTPEAMQPEIQTECPDIFKLNVEGTNESKWVLSEGGRYYRIGDLKQVNGKLTFVSESDRIPTNFGKDSYAAQTYNNTPDGRRIMINWMNTWDNYCNALSAITDPYNGSFTLQHELKLKKNGDGQIRLVQEPIKEYNSLRLAPTVIENATVSATGNILQGVTGKQTEIDAEFTPGANTTDVGFKLRVGNNQETVVNYNIASKKVSIDRSKSGKIPTENGNRYYESDLFKALETGDMSMTADGKIKLRIFLDWSSIEVFGNDGEVTGASLIFPDDTSTGMETYSKNGDSKANITLYPINSIWKSDATTLKINAEDAGNGKKSLNEAEFKLYDLNGNAIGTDKIETNSKGQATAANLAPGKYVLKEIKAPKGPYELDKNWSQQVDLTKGSQTITIESSKYKKK; encoded by the coding sequence ATGAAAAAAAAGTTTAAGAGTGTATTTAGTTTTTTTATATGCTTCGCCATGTTTTTAACTACTGGTATTACAGTATCACCTGTAGTAACAAAGGCAGAAACAGCTACCTTTATCACTAGACAAGATTTTATAAATGGTAATTTTGGAAATACAGACAATGGTGTTGAACTTTTAAAAAATAATGGTGACAATGCTGGCGTTACTAGTACATACGGCACAACATTCACCTATGAGGCAGATGTTAATCTTGAAGATGGGCCTTCAGCAGCGCTAACCTTTGGAGTAGCAAATAAGGACAACCCATCCAGTGGAGTATGGTATGGTGTTAATATCAATAAAACAGAGGGATATTCATACTCTCAAAACGATAATGTAACTGGTGTAATAAGATTATTTAAGGTTATTCCTGGGCAACCTCTTGGATTCAATGAAGTAGCAGCGCTTACAGATGCTCAGAAGGCAAAAAATACTTTCCATTATAAAGTAACTGTGGACAGCAATAAAAACATTAAGTTCTATTTAGATGGCAACCTTGTACTTATGCAAAATGATCCAAGTTGGACAGGCGGAAATGTAGGTATTTTAACCTATAATACTAAGGCTACCTTTAGCAATGTTAGATTTAGTGACAGTGCAGTAGATAATGATGAAAATGGATTTTTAACTAATTTGACAAATATTCAGGCAGTAAAGGCTGGAACCTGGAACAAGACTAATGAGGGATTATATTCACTGGGAAGAGGAGATAATTTTGCTATATCACAGACTACAGGAACAGATTTTACTTATCAAAGTGATGTAACTCTGCCATCTACAGGAGCAGCATCCTTAGTGTTCAGATCAAATGACAACGGTTCCAGTTCCTATGTGGCTAATGTAGACAAGGGCGCTGGCATGGGTAAACTATTTAAATTTGTAAATGGCGCAGCTACTGTTTTAAGCGAATTTAGGCTAGCTTCTACAAAGGATACTTATAATTTGAAGGTGAAGGCAATAGGTTCACATATAGAGTACTATATTGATGGTTCACTTGTGGCAAATTGCAGCGACGGCAGTTTAAGTTCCGGAAAATTTGGAGTATTGACTTATAGTGGAGCAGAAATATATCAAAATTTAAATAAATATGACATAAATGCTGCAACTTATCCTAAACTAACAGATCTTCAGATTAATGGGATAAATTTAGAACCAGCATTTAATGAAAACATATACTCATATAATACTACTATAGATTATGCAACAGATAAAATAAGTATAAAACCTGTGGCAGTTAATTCTAGTACTGTAAATGTAAGAGTTTTGGACAGTAAAGGCTCTGAGGTATTTAATAATACAGTCCAAAACAATACTTTTAATGAAATTGCCATTCCTGTGGGACTGAATAAAGTCTATGTAACTGCTAAGGATTCAGATAATAATGAAAGCACATATTTAGTACAAGTTAAGAGAGAACAGGATCCAAGCTCCTATTATTCAGAGGAGTATAGGCCACAGTTTCACTATTCAGCAAAGGAAAATTGGGTAAATGATCCTAATGGTATGGTTTACTATGAAGGAGAATATCATTTATTCTATCAATATTATCCTTATGGTAAAGAATGGGGTCCTATGCACTGGGGACATGCAGTAAGTACAGATCTAGTTCACTGGACAGAACTTCCTATTGCTCTTTATCCAGATAATATTGGAGCTATATTCTCTGGCTCTGCAGTAGTAGATGAAAATAATACCACAGGTTTCTTCACTAATACTCCGGAGAAAAAAGGCTTGGTTGCAATTTACACTACTGATAATAGTGGGGTACAGCAGCAGAATATTGCCTACAGCACTGATAAGGGAAGAACCTGGACTAAATATACTGGAAATCCTGTTATAAAAACTGCTGATGATCCTTTAAAGGATATTGCCAACGGTGCCTTCAGAGACCCAAAGGTATTTTGGGATGAAGATGCTAAAAAGTGGATTATGGTAGCTGCTGGAGGCCCACTTAGATTTTTCTCATCTTCAGATCTTAAAAACTGGACACCAGAAGCAATGCAGCCAGAAATTCAAACTGAATGCCCTGATATCTTCAAACTTAATGTGGAAGGAACAAATGAATCAAAATGGGTACTAAGTGAAGGTGGAAGATACTATAGAATTGGTGATTTGAAACAGGTAAATGGAAAATTGACCTTTGTATCAGAATCAGATAGAATTCCAACAAATTTTGGTAAAGACTCTTATGCGGCACAGACTTACAACAATACTCCTGATGGCAGAAGGATTATGATTAACTGGATGAACACCTGGGATAACTATTGTAATGCGCTGTCAGCTATTACAGACCCATATAATGGTTCTTTCACTTTGCAGCATGAATTGAAATTGAAGAAAAATGGAGATGGACAGATTAGATTAGTTCAGGAGCCTATAAAAGAATACAACAGTTTACGCTTAGCTCCTACAGTAATAGAAAACGCTACTGTCAGTGCTACTGGCAATATACTTCAAGGGGTTACAGGTAAACAGACTGAAATTGATGCTGAATTTACACCAGGAGCGAATACTACAGATGTGGGCTTTAAGCTTAGAGTAGGCAACAATCAGGAAACTGTGGTAAATTACAATATAGCAAGTAAAAAGGTATCCATTGACAGAAGTAAATCAGGAAAGATACCAACAGAAAATGGCAATAGATACTATGAAAGTGATTTGTTTAAGGCTTTAGAAACTGGAGATATGAGTATGACTGCAGATGGTAAAATCAAACTTAGAATCTTCCTTGACTGGTCTTCTATAGAGGTATTTGGCAATGATGGAGAAGTAACCGGGGCTTCACTTATATTCCCAGATGACACAAGCACTGGTATGGAAACGTACTCAAAAAATGGAGATTCAAAGGCTAATATTACTCTATATCCAATCAATAGCATATGGAAAAGTGATGCAACTACGTTAAAAATAAATGCAGAAGACGCCGGCAATGGTAAAAAATCATTAAATGAAGCAGAATTTAAACTCTATGACCTTAATGGAAATGCTATAGGAACTGACAAAATTGAAACTAATTCAAAGGGTCAGGCTACTGCAGCAAATTTAGCACCAGGTAAATACGTACTAAAGGAAATAAAGGCTCCGAAGGGACCCTATGAGCTGGATAAAAATTGGAGCCAGCAAGTAGACTTGACAAAAGGCAGTCAAACTATAACTATAGAAAGTTCTAAATATAAAAAGAAGTAA
- a CDS encoding L,D-transpeptidase family protein, translating into MKLRIKFIKSLITLKFITIFSIFIILLVSGVAYSQYAKNQSAETAHAAELSTKNKLEQQKNEKDEADNKLEQVKLAKQQKQEQEKLAAQKSQAEEEKQKQSEQEKQKEQEQKAARQNSQKQQSASTANNSAKPIIVQSQEAAPTPPVQQNYIVNFLNTGNSNQVVVVYTNSYGQISGTCETFQKSNGVWQRALNPFPINVGANGFAPLGQKREGDTRTPSGKFGFASMMFGRLPNPGVNYTYKQVNDNDYWVDDSNSSYYNQYKRGSGGFSSAERLNIASYNYAAVIDYNSSRTPYMGSAIFFHVWGGSGHGTAGCVATDQQTLISFLKWLNPSQNPIIIMGVKNQLSNF; encoded by the coding sequence ATGAAATTAAGAATTAAATTTATAAAATCATTAATAACTTTAAAATTTATAACTATTTTTTCTATATTTATTATCCTACTAGTTTCAGGAGTCGCTTATTCTCAATATGCAAAAAATCAGTCTGCTGAAACTGCGCATGCTGCTGAATTGTCTACAAAAAATAAATTGGAACAGCAAAAAAATGAAAAGGATGAAGCAGATAATAAATTAGAGCAAGTTAAGCTGGCAAAACAACAAAAACAGGAGCAAGAAAAACTAGCAGCACAAAAATCACAAGCTGAAGAAGAAAAACAAAAACAATCAGAACAAGAAAAACAGAAAGAACAAGAACAAAAAGCTGCCCGGCAAAATTCACAAAAACAACAATCTGCATCTACAGCCAATAATTCAGCTAAGCCTATAATAGTTCAGTCACAAGAAGCTGCTCCAACCCCACCAGTACAACAAAATTATATAGTAAATTTTCTAAATACAGGAAACTCCAATCAGGTAGTTGTTGTTTATACAAATAGCTATGGTCAAATAAGTGGAACTTGTGAAACCTTTCAAAAATCAAATGGAGTATGGCAAAGAGCATTAAATCCTTTCCCTATAAATGTAGGAGCAAATGGTTTTGCACCATTAGGTCAGAAGAGAGAAGGTGACACGAGAACTCCCTCAGGTAAGTTTGGATTTGCCAGCATGATGTTTGGGAGATTGCCAAATCCAGGAGTAAACTACACCTATAAACAAGTTAATGATAATGACTACTGGGTAGATGATAGTAACTCCAGTTATTATAACCAATATAAAAGAGGCTCCGGAGGCTTTAGTTCAGCAGAACGTCTTAACATAGCAAGTTATAATTATGCCGCAGTAATAGATTATAACAGCAGCAGGACACCCTACATGGGAAGCGCAATATTCTTCCACGTATGGGGAGGATCTGGTCACGGTACCGCTGGCTGCGTAGCAACTGACCAACAAACACTTATTAGTTTTCTAAAATGGTTAAATCCTTCTCAAAATCCAATTATTATAATGGGAGTAAAAAATCAATTGTCAAATTTTTGA
- a CDS encoding ABC transporter substrate binding protein, translating to MKIFKHTKQYIFLISFAIFLSLFQSTAYAENETEKNVLILNSNKNYNNFTNGTESMSFENTIISSINSKFIKSKKNINVAIEYMDYNNNLGDTYSQQLYNLYKVKYENTKFDAVITLDDMNDNAFKFMLNYGDKLFPNTPVVFSGVPSFDTSLVKGHSNYTGITKNPDIKSTLDVALSLHPKTKQIFVITDKTQFGIYHKKLVESLIPLYKNKINFLFSDESDIFKLKKEINNLPKDTVIYFSATADAYKGISDKVISQSSAADILFKDSRIPIYCRASSYINNQSIGGMLTYADSYGSSIGDLALMILNGERPSSIPVTEDTAHNYEFNYLQLKKFGIDLKSLPKGSIIRNAPIDYFNIYKNMFFPIAASIIIFIIALQMFLIIFNIYKRRLAENSLSDNENLLNTLINSTPDIIYFKNDKGIFLEINDAALRLLNISRDDYENINMNDINTSPYFNEDLLDEFETNDRKTWETGTIYRTKEVILNRREETNKIYDTLRIPLFNEDGSRKGLMLLGRDITEHKLNEKNKKLIKELKYYDELKTNFFSNISHEFKTPLNLIFSALQIIELKNRTTEGKDETSEKYIDIMKLNCYRLLRIINNLIDITKIDSGNFSTHFKNDDIVFTLENTVMSTVDYVKSKDINITFDTDIEEKVMAFDSDAIERIILNLLSNAIKFTPPGGSIEVNIQDKVDNIVISVKDTGIGIPPDKQASIFKKFVQVDKSLSRGSEGSGIGLSLVKELVVLHNGIIELESAPNKGSEFKITLPVKLLKGDENCNNEEKFADHSNIEKIKIELSDIYV from the coding sequence GTGAAAATTTTTAAACATACAAAACAATATATTTTTCTAATATCTTTTGCTATTTTTCTTTCTTTATTCCAAAGTACTGCTTATGCTGAAAATGAAACTGAAAAAAATGTACTTATTTTAAATTCAAACAAAAATTATAATAATTTTACCAATGGCACTGAGTCAATGAGTTTTGAAAATACAATAATATCATCAATAAATTCAAAATTTATAAAAAGTAAAAAAAATATAAATGTTGCAATTGAATATATGGATTACAATAATAACTTGGGGGATACCTATTCCCAGCAGCTTTATAATCTGTATAAAGTTAAATATGAGAATACAAAATTTGATGCTGTCATCACTTTAGATGATATGAATGATAATGCCTTTAAATTTATGCTTAATTATGGAGACAAATTATTCCCCAATACCCCTGTTGTATTTAGTGGAGTACCTTCTTTTGACACTTCTTTGGTTAAGGGTCATTCGAACTATACTGGAATAACAAAGAATCCGGATATCAAAAGTACTCTTGATGTAGCTTTGAGTCTTCATCCAAAAACTAAACAAATATTTGTAATCACAGATAAAACTCAATTTGGAATTTATCATAAAAAACTTGTTGAAAGTTTAATACCTCTATATAAAAACAAAATTAATTTCTTATTTTCTGATGAAAGTGATATCTTTAAATTAAAAAAAGAAATAAATAACTTACCTAAAGATACTGTTATCTATTTTAGTGCAACTGCTGATGCCTATAAAGGCATCAGCGACAAAGTAATCTCACAGTCATCAGCTGCAGATATACTCTTTAAAGATTCTCGCATACCTATTTACTGCAGAGCAAGCTCATATATAAATAATCAAAGCATAGGCGGTATGCTTACATACGCAGATAGTTATGGGAGTAGTATAGGTGATTTAGCTTTAATGATATTAAATGGTGAAAGGCCTTCCAGTATACCTGTTACAGAAGACACCGCCCATAACTATGAATTTAATTACCTGCAATTAAAAAAATTTGGCATTGACCTAAAATCTCTGCCCAAAGGATCAATAATACGCAATGCACCTATAGATTATTTTAATATTTATAAAAACATGTTTTTCCCCATTGCTGCTTCTATTATCATATTTATAATTGCTTTACAAATGTTTTTAATAATTTTTAATATATACAAGCGCAGACTTGCTGAAAATTCGCTGTCCGATAATGAAAACCTGCTAAATACATTAATAAATTCTACTCCTGATATAATTTATTTTAAAAATGATAAAGGAATTTTTCTGGAAATAAATGACGCTGCTCTCCGCCTCTTAAACATTAGCAGAGATGATTATGAAAATATTAATATGAATGATATAAATACATCTCCATATTTTAACGAAGATTTACTTGATGAATTTGAAACCAACGATAGAAAAACATGGGAAACAGGAACTATATATAGAACTAAAGAAGTTATTCTAAATAGAAGAGAAGAAACTAATAAAATTTATGATACCTTGAGAATTCCTCTATTTAACGAAGACGGAAGCCGTAAAGGATTGATGTTATTAGGTCGTGATATAACTGAGCATAAACTAAATGAGAAAAATAAAAAACTTATTAAGGAGTTAAAATACTACGATGAATTAAAGACCAACTTTTTTTCTAATATTTCTCACGAATTTAAAACTCCCTTAAATTTAATTTTCAGTGCTCTTCAAATTATAGAACTTAAAAATAGAACTACTGAAGGTAAAGATGAAACTTCAGAAAAATATATAGATATAATGAAACTAAACTGTTATAGATTGCTTAGAATTATTAATAACCTTATAGATATAACAAAGATCGATTCAGGTAATTTTTCTACGCACTTTAAAAATGATGATATAGTCTTTACTTTAGAAAATACTGTAATGTCTACTGTTGATTATGTAAAAAGCAAAGATATTAATATTACTTTTGACACAGACATTGAAGAAAAAGTTATGGCTTTTGATTCAGATGCTATAGAAAGAATTATACTTAATTTATTATCCAATGCAATAAAATTTACACCTCCTGGCGGAAGCATAGAAGTTAATATACAGGATAAAGTAGACAACATAGTTATTTCCGTAAAGGACACAGGGATAGGAATACCTCCTGATAAGCAAGCTTCAATATTTAAAAAATTTGTTCAAGTGGATAAATCTTTATCAAGAGGTTCAGAAGGCAGTGGCATAGGTCTCTCCTTAGTGAAAGAACTAGTGGTTTTGCATAATGGAATAATTGAGTTAGAGAGTGCTCCAAATAAAGGAAGTGAATTTAAAATAACCCTTCCCGTAAAGCTGCTAAAAGGTGATGAAAATTGTAACAATGAAGAGAAATTTGCAGACCATAGCAATATAGAAAAAATTAAAATAGAGCTTTCGGATATATATGTATGA
- a CDS encoding sensor histidine kinase produces the protein MDGNKSMSWDNSILSSIDSVFINSKQNINVNLQYLDFNNVSQDTYFQEIYNLYKTKYKNTKFDAVITIDDLNDSAFKFMLKYSNELFPNTPIIFSGVSSFDKSLLNNHPLFTGITKNSDVKSTIDVALKLHPKTKQVFVITDKSAYGVSNKNIIKSFMPLYKDKVKFLFSEESDINKLKKEIDSLPEDTVIYLNASFKDSNNKIIPATTAADILFKDSNIPMYSRESLSTNKQSLGGMMTYADSYGNSIGKLALKILQGEKPSNIPVTEDASHNYEFNYTQLKKFHLDINSLPKGSKIVNEPIGYFDIYKSMAIRIFILIVIFVVVLETLFIIFNISKRRLAEKLLSDHESLLKTLINSTPDLIYFKNEKNEFLEINDATLKLLNITRKDYKNINMNKLNDISIFTKELLDKLKRNDKKAWKLGTMYRMEELMLDQVDNVNKIYDTLRIPLFNEDKSPKGLILLGRDITQHKQNERNEKFIRELKYYDELKTNFFSNISHELKTPLNLIFSALQIIELKNRRTLEDKDLEKYTAVMRQNCYRLLRIIDNLIDITKINSGNFFTHLENNDIVFIIENIVTSIVDYVESKGINITFDTEIEEKVMAFDLDAMERIILNLLSNAIKFTPTGGSIEVNIHDNKDSIVISVKDTGIGIPKDKQASIFKKFVQVDKSLSRSREGSGIGLSLVKELVVLHSGTIELESAPNQGSEFKITLPVKLVKEDKNSRNDTIIKHNSKIKRIKIEFSDIYDY, from the coding sequence ATGGATGGAAATAAATCAATGTCCTGGGATAATTCAATATTATCTTCTATAGATTCAGTTTTTATAAATAGCAAGCAAAATATAAATGTGAACCTCCAATACCTTGACTTTAATAATGTCTCTCAAGATACATACTTTCAGGAAATTTATAATTTATACAAAACTAAATATAAAAATACTAAATTTGATGCTGTAATTACTATAGATGATTTGAATGATAGTGCCTTTAAGTTTATGCTTAAGTATAGCAATGAATTATTTCCCAATACCCCTATTATATTTTCGGGAGTATCTTCTTTTGATAAGTCTTTGCTTAATAATCATCCACTCTTTACAGGAATAACAAAGAATTCTGATGTAAAAAGTACCATTGACGTTGCTTTGAAACTTCACCCAAAAACTAAACAGGTATTTGTAATTACAGATAAAAGTGCATATGGGGTTTCCAATAAAAATATTATTAAAAGCTTTATGCCTTTATATAAAGATAAAGTTAAATTTTTATTTTCTGAGGAAAGTGATATAAATAAACTAAAAAAAGAGATAGATAGCTTACCAGAAGATACGGTTATTTATTTAAATGCAAGTTTTAAAGATAGTAATAATAAAATAATTCCAGCTACAACAGCTGCAGATATACTCTTTAAAGATTCCAATATACCTATGTACAGCAGAGAAAGCTTATCCACAAACAAGCAAAGCCTAGGTGGAATGATGACATATGCTGATAGTTATGGAAATAGTATAGGTAAACTAGCTTTAAAAATATTACAGGGAGAAAAACCTTCCAATATACCAGTTACGGAAGATGCCTCACATAACTATGAATTCAATTACACACAGTTAAAAAAATTTCACCTTGACATAAACTCTTTACCTAAAGGATCAAAAATAGTCAATGAACCTATTGGATATTTTGATATATATAAATCTATGGCTATACGTATTTTTATTCTTATTGTCATATTTGTAGTTGTTTTAGAAACACTTTTTATAATTTTTAATATATCTAAGCGTAGACTTGCTGAAAAACTACTGTCAGATCACGAAAGTTTACTAAAAACATTGATAAATTCTACTCCTGATTTAATTTATTTTAAAAATGAAAAAAATGAATTTCTTGAAATAAATGATGCAACCTTGAAACTGCTGAACATTACAAGAAAAGATTATAAAAATATCAATATGAACAAACTAAATGATATATCAATTTTTACTAAAGAACTGCTTGATAAATTAAAAAGAAATGATAAAAAAGCCTGGAAATTAGGTACTATGTATAGAATGGAAGAACTTATGCTGGATCAAGTTGATAACGTAAATAAAATTTACGATACCTTGAGAATCCCTTTATTCAATGAAGATAAAAGTCCTAAGGGATTAATTTTACTAGGTCGTGATATAACCCAACATAAACAAAATGAGAGAAATGAAAAATTTATTAGGGAGTTAAAATACTATGATGAATTAAAAACCAATTTTTTTTCTAATATCTCTCATGAACTTAAAACTCCACTAAATTTAATTTTTAGTGCTCTTCAAATCATAGAACTTAAGAATAGACGTACTCTTGAAGATAAAGATTTAGAAAAATACACAGCTGTAATGCGACAAAACTGCTATAGATTACTTAGAATTATTGATAATCTTATAGACATAACAAAAATTAATTCTGGTAATTTTTTTACACACCTTGAAAATAACGATATAGTATTTATAATAGAAAATATTGTAACATCTATTGTAGACTATGTAGAAAGTAAAGGTATAAATATTACCTTTGATACAGAAATTGAAGAAAAAGTTATGGCTTTTGATCTGGATGCCATGGAAAGAATCATATTGAATTTGCTATCTAATGCAATAAAATTCACACCTACTGGGGGAAGTATAGAAGTTAATATACATGATAATAAGGACAGTATAGTTATTTCTGTAAAGGATACAGGCATAGGAATACCTAAGGATAAACAAGCTTCAATATTTAAAAAGTTTGTTCAGGTGGACAAATCTTTATCCAGAAGCAGAGAAGGCAGCGGCATAGGCCTTTCCTTAGTAAAGGAACTAGTAGTTTTGCACAGTGGAACTATTGAATTAGAAAGTGCTCCAAACCAAGGAAGTGAATTTAAAATAACCCTTCCAGTGAAACTAGTAAAAGAAGATAAAAACAGCAGAAATGATACAATCATTAAACATAATAGCAAAATTAAAAGAATTAAAATAGAGTTTTCCGATATATATGATTACTAA